One stretch of Syntrophorhabdales bacterium DNA includes these proteins:
- a CDS encoding class I SAM-dependent methyltransferase: MKRQLFDDWPDQYDRWFETPVGSLVKASEQALVMELLDPVAGERILDAGCGTGVFTLEILAAGSSVVGIDLSLPMLYKAHVKAQSSRFSPVAADILRLPFKEQTFDKTVSITALEFIENGGVAVRELFRVTKAGGVVLVATLNSLSPWAKIRREEATKKETIFSRAIFRSPDDMRSLAPLPGIVKTAVHFPKDVTPKEATQLEKEGKEKGLQTGAFIAVRWQKP; this comes from the coding sequence ATGAAAAGGCAGCTCTTCGACGACTGGCCGGATCAGTATGACCGTTGGTTTGAGACGCCTGTCGGTTCACTGGTAAAAGCAAGCGAGCAAGCCCTTGTCATGGAATTGCTCGATCCCGTGGCCGGGGAACGAATACTGGACGCGGGGTGTGGCACAGGCGTCTTCACGCTGGAGATTCTTGCAGCAGGCTCCAGCGTCGTGGGCATCGACCTATCCCTTCCCATGCTCTACAAAGCGCATGTCAAAGCTCAATCCTCGCGCTTCAGCCCGGTAGCGGCTGATATTCTTCGCCTACCCTTCAAGGAGCAGACGTTCGACAAGACTGTGTCAATCACGGCTCTCGAATTTATCGAGAACGGCGGAGTGGCAGTAAGAGAACTCTTCCGGGTGACAAAGGCAGGCGGAGTGGTGCTTGTGGCAACACTTAACAGTCTGAGTCCGTGGGCAAAGATAAGGCGGGAAGAAGCAACGAAAAAGGAGACCATTTTCTCAAGGGCAATTTTCCGGTCTCCCGACGACATGCGCTCGCTCGCACCCCTGCCCGGCATTGTGAAGACTGCCGTGCATTTTCCGAAAGATGTTACTCCGAAGGAGGCAACGCAATTAGAGAAGGAGGGCAAAGAGAAGGGATTGCAGACAGGCGCCTTCATCGCGGTTCGCTGGCAAAAACCATGA
- a CDS encoding nitroreductase family protein translates to MPLVAIDPERCKRDGLCQRICQKVFSLEAEGGIPSVAHEESCNSCGHCVLVCPSGAVSQAHSPPEKIHEVRTDLLPSYEQVREMIVSRRSIRTFQERTVPRDIVEKVIEGARFAPSLKNSQSTRYIVIQDKTLLRAIASHTAQWLGKVAKRLKNPFWRKLYILRGTKDIEQVRQWISQLDVMASKMRQGTDLVLFGAPLLLLFHADQTMRSADVNATLALHNATLVASSLGLGGFYTGYIVTACAHEPLLPRLVELPKGHSIYGGLALGYPAIRFKRWIDRECAQVTWK, encoded by the coding sequence ATGCCGCTCGTGGCCATTGACCCGGAACGCTGCAAGAGAGACGGTCTTTGCCAGCGCATCTGCCAGAAAGTATTCTCGCTGGAGGCAGAAGGGGGAATTCCCTCCGTGGCCCACGAGGAATCATGCAACTCCTGCGGCCACTGCGTCCTGGTGTGTCCTTCGGGAGCTGTCAGCCAGGCCCACTCCCCGCCTGAAAAGATCCATGAAGTGAGGACAGACCTCCTTCCTTCCTACGAGCAGGTACGCGAGATGATCGTCTCCAGACGTTCCATACGTACCTTTCAGGAACGGACCGTGCCGAGGGACATTGTCGAGAAAGTGATCGAAGGCGCACGCTTTGCTCCCAGCCTTAAGAACAGCCAAAGCACGCGATACATAGTAATCCAGGACAAGACCCTGCTTCGTGCCATTGCCTCCCATACGGCCCAATGGCTTGGCAAGGTGGCGAAGAGACTCAAAAACCCTTTTTGGAGAAAGCTTTACATACTGCGCGGAACCAAGGATATCGAACAGGTCCGACAATGGATCAGCCAGCTTGACGTAATGGCAAGCAAGATGCGCCAGGGCACTGACCTCGTCCTCTTCGGAGCCCCGCTCCTCCTTCTTTTTCACGCCGACCAGACTATGCGCTCGGCTGATGTGAATGCAACGCTCGCACTCCACAACGCTACGTTGGTAGCCTCATCACTGGGTCTCGGCGGCTTCTATACCGGATACATCGTAACAGCCTGCGCGCACGAACCCCTTCTGCCGCGTCTGGTCGAACTGCCCAAAGGACACAGCATCTACGGAGGATTGGCTCTCGGGTATCCTGCTATACGGTTTAAGCGGTGGATCGACCGCGAGTGCGCCCAGGTTACGTGGAAATAA
- a CDS encoding DUF493 domain-containing protein: protein MAKNPASLLQFPCSYPLKVVGRNVNAFHASVSAIIEKHVAEGENVTYTTRVSSHDTYMSITATFIATNQQQLTAIYEELSRNELVLITL from the coding sequence ATGGCCAAGAATCCCGCAAGCCTTCTGCAGTTTCCCTGCTCTTATCCGCTCAAGGTCGTGGGGCGAAATGTGAATGCCTTTCATGCGTCCGTAAGCGCCATCATAGAAAAACATGTTGCCGAAGGCGAGAATGTCACATACACTACCCGGGTCAGTTCACACGATACCTACATGTCCATAACAGCAACCTTCATCGCCACGAACCAACAACAGCTGACCGCGATATACGAAGAGCTCAGCCGCAACGAGCTTGTACTAATCACCCTTTGA
- a CDS encoding cyclase family protein gives MLSDYRIIDLSRPIHTKMPVFPAISKTYLGVFLGHSDTLRPGGISSQANILVMCDHAGTHIDSPLHFNPEGTGIDKMPLDLMVGNAVMQDYCYKKNAESITPEDIEENLKKISVDPHDLKYILFRTGAGEYYDTDEYLSKYLEVRRDAVEWMLDRGIMIFGVDASTCDHAKDRATHMLMRQRVCYHMENLANLDKLPHNKIFTLVCTPLMMVNSSASPVRALALVSG, from the coding sequence GTGCTTTCAGATTATCGGATTATTGATCTTTCCCGGCCTATCCACACAAAGATGCCGGTCTTCCCCGCGATATCCAAGACCTATCTCGGCGTCTTCCTGGGGCACAGTGATACGCTGCGGCCCGGGGGCATATCGTCACAGGCAAATATCCTGGTGATGTGCGATCATGCCGGCACTCACATAGATTCCCCTTTGCACTTCAATCCTGAAGGGACCGGAATTGACAAAATGCCGCTCGATCTGATGGTAGGCAATGCTGTGATGCAGGATTACTGCTATAAGAAAAACGCCGAGTCTATCACGCCTGAGGATATTGAAGAGAACCTCAAGAAGATCAGCGTTGATCCACACGACCTGAAATACATTCTCTTCAGGACCGGTGCAGGCGAGTATTATGACACCGACGAGTATCTCAGCAAGTACCTTGAGGTGCGCAGGGATGCGGTGGAGTGGATGCTGGACCGGGGCATCATGATCTTCGGCGTTGATGCTTCCACCTGCGATCACGCAAAGGATCGCGCGACACATATGCTCATGCGGCAACGTGTCTGCTATCATATGGAAAACCTGGCCAACCTTGACAAACTGCCTCATAACAAGATATTCACCCTGGTCTGCACGCCATTGATGATGGTTAACTCAAGCGCGTCGCCGGTAAGAGCACTGGCCCTGGTGTCCGGATAA
- a CDS encoding HD domain-containing protein: MSVSRKEAFHLVKQYITDRRLIRHVLAVEAVMRALARKLGRDEEQWGLAGLLHDIDIEVVERDFTIHGSQAGSILTRHGLDHELIDAVLMHNESWHGRERTTEFQQALAASDRLTFVIISVGRALPDKMLHGVTVSAVMERIHSERFRAMPEYENILECEKIGIPLAEFVTTCLDAMKRASDKLGM; this comes from the coding sequence ATGAGCGTTTCAAGGAAAGAAGCTTTTCACCTCGTCAAACAGTACATCACGGACCGGAGGCTGATACGCCATGTTCTCGCCGTGGAAGCAGTCATGCGCGCACTGGCACGAAAGCTCGGCAGGGACGAGGAGCAATGGGGGCTTGCCGGATTGCTCCACGACATCGATATAGAAGTGGTGGAGCGCGACTTTACGATCCATGGCAGCCAAGCCGGCTCCATACTCACCCGGCACGGACTCGATCACGAACTAATCGATGCGGTACTCATGCACAATGAATCGTGGCACGGCAGAGAACGGACTACTGAGTTTCAGCAAGCCCTGGCCGCGAGCGACCGACTCACCTTTGTCATAATATCAGTCGGAAGAGCGCTCCCCGACAAGATGCTGCACGGCGTGACGGTCAGCGCTGTGATGGAAAGAATTCACTCGGAGCGTTTCAGGGCCATGCCCGAATATGAGAACATCCTTGAATGCGAGAAGATCGGCATACCCCTCGCAGAGTTTGTCACCACCTGTCTCGACGCCATGAAGAGAGCGAGTGACAAGCTTGGAATGTAA
- a CDS encoding aldehyde ferredoxin oxidoreductase family protein: protein MATAVTARLLRVNLSRRTTAVETVPTATRELFVGGRGFGISYLYGEQPAEVDPLGEENRLIFLAGPLAGAQAQSVSRWMVVTKSPLTGAYARSVAGADFGAWLRFAGYEALLVEGKSETPVYLHLTKDGCAITDARDIWGTNTLQAQDVLHQRHGNRTRVACIGPAGERLVRYAAIASGRRTASRCGVGTVMGSKNLKAIAITADRMITLSDPDLFKELAKEQYRLYRESEKYVQHRQWGTTMTQDITNTLGVYPTRNFRYGQQKNAEKLYGEEYRKIRTGEFGCYNCSARCGKAHTVTTGEYAGAWSEGPEYESIWVFSAPIDSTSIEATIRADGLCDDLGMDTISAGNSIAFAYELYEHGIIDRKDTDGLELVYGNHQAMIKLIEKIAAREGFGDILAEGSVRAAAKIGRGAESYAIHAKGMELPAYEPRGAKSQGFNYATSNIGGSHCYGYAHQEIFGAPIPRVVNRFEEVQNADIVITNQNTTATNEVGINCSFARPWGWFPVIYAKLLAAATGCEQFADPNYLFKVGDRIVNLERAFNVREGFSRKEDRLPDRILHEPLQTFGAPGDGETVKELEQFLDRYYELRGWDEKGAPTARKLDDLGIAHIVK from the coding sequence ATGGCAACAGCTGTAACAGCTCGTCTTTTACGCGTCAATTTAAGTCGAAGAACAACGGCAGTCGAAACCGTTCCGACAGCAACCCGCGAACTCTTCGTGGGAGGAAGAGGCTTCGGCATCTCCTATCTCTACGGGGAGCAACCCGCTGAAGTGGACCCTCTGGGCGAAGAGAACCGGCTTATCTTTCTTGCCGGTCCTCTGGCAGGTGCGCAGGCGCAATCCGTTTCCCGATGGATGGTGGTGACCAAGAGCCCTCTGACTGGGGCGTACGCGCGATCTGTAGCCGGCGCCGATTTTGGCGCATGGCTTCGCTTTGCAGGTTATGAAGCGCTGCTGGTAGAGGGCAAGTCTGAAACACCTGTCTACCTCCATCTGACGAAGGACGGTTGCGCGATAACCGACGCCAGAGATATATGGGGAACAAACACGCTGCAGGCCCAGGACGTACTGCATCAACGCCACGGGAACAGAACACGCGTGGCTTGTATCGGCCCTGCAGGTGAACGCCTCGTACGGTACGCTGCGATTGCCAGCGGAAGGAGAACTGCAAGCCGATGCGGTGTGGGCACAGTCATGGGCTCAAAAAACCTGAAGGCCATAGCCATCACCGCAGACCGTATGATCACGCTTTCTGATCCTGATCTTTTCAAAGAGCTGGCCAAAGAACAATACCGGCTCTATCGCGAGAGCGAGAAGTACGTGCAGCACAGACAATGGGGCACGACAATGACACAGGATATAACCAATACGCTCGGCGTGTACCCCACGCGGAATTTCCGCTACGGCCAGCAGAAGAACGCTGAAAAGCTTTACGGCGAGGAGTACAGGAAAATCAGAACCGGAGAGTTTGGCTGCTACAACTGCTCCGCCCGCTGCGGCAAGGCTCATACCGTCACCACCGGTGAGTATGCGGGAGCGTGGAGCGAGGGGCCGGAGTATGAATCCATATGGGTCTTCAGCGCACCTATTGACAGCACCTCCATCGAAGCAACTATTCGCGCAGACGGACTGTGCGACGATCTCGGTATGGACACCATCAGTGCGGGGAACAGCATAGCGTTTGCCTACGAGCTTTACGAACACGGTATCATCGACCGCAAGGATACGGATGGCCTGGAGCTCGTCTACGGCAATCATCAAGCCATGATCAAGCTGATCGAAAAAATTGCTGCAAGGGAAGGCTTCGGTGATATACTGGCCGAAGGCAGTGTAAGGGCTGCGGCTAAGATCGGGCGGGGCGCGGAAAGCTACGCCATCCACGCCAAAGGGATGGAATTGCCGGCGTACGAGCCACGAGGGGCTAAGTCGCAAGGCTTTAATTACGCCACCTCCAATATCGGCGGGAGTCATTGCTACGGATATGCTCATCAGGAAATATTCGGCGCCCCAATACCAAGAGTGGTTAACAGGTTTGAAGAGGTCCAAAATGCGGACATCGTTATCACCAACCAGAACACTACTGCGACGAACGAAGTCGGTATCAACTGCAGTTTTGCGAGACCATGGGGTTGGTTCCCTGTCATCTACGCGAAGCTCCTGGCTGCGGCCACAGGGTGTGAGCAGTTTGCTGATCCCAATTATCTCTTCAAGGTAGGGGACAGGATCGTCAACCTCGAGCGGGCATTCAACGTACGTGAAGGCTTCAGCCGCAAAGAGGACAGACTGCCGGACCGGATCCTGCACGAGCCTCTTCAGACGTTCGGCGCGCCCGGCGACGGAGAGACGGTAAAAGAACTCGAACAGTTTCTCGATCGCTACTACGAACTCCGCGGATGGGATGAGAAGGGTGCTCCCACTGCGCGCAAATTGGACGATCTCGGGATTGCACACATCGTCAAATAA